The Macaca nemestrina isolate mMacNem1 chromosome 1, mMacNem.hap1, whole genome shotgun sequence genome contains the following window.
TCTAATAAATACAAATCAGATGAAATGCTCATATTTTGGggaattcaaataaaatatcatttacaaATGTGTGAACGAGGTGTACGGAAATCCTATTGCAATATCCTGGAGCTAAAATAAAAGGGTTGTGACCATCCCTAGGCTTGAGGGAGCAGAAGCAGGAAGCAGTAACTAAAACTTAAGGACGATGaggacttttttattttaatggaaactATGAGTTAGGATTTGAGTCTGGTTCCAAAGTCCTACTTTTTATCACTCTTAAACAATAAACTTCAATGTACTAAAAATGATGAGTAAACAAATACTTTACCATTCTTAATTTCCTTGTAGTACTCATACTTTATAGTATAGTGTCATTATGACCActttatatacaaaaattcaatcaattctaataataaatgtaatgagGAAAAATTATTATTCCTTACTTACAGCTGAATAAACAGAGTCACAGAGTGTGTTATAGTAACTTGCCTAAGCTGATACAACTGAATAGTAAAGACAGTACCATTTTAGGACCTCACTTTTATCCACTATGCATACTACCTCTTAGCCTCTTAATAGTTCCCTAGCCTAGAGGATAAAGCTTAAATTCATTACCCTGGCATATGAAGCCCTTCACAGTGTGCTCTCTGCCTCACTCCTTAATCTTGCTAGACAAATATATTCCTCAATTTCCCTTGCTCAGTAAGGTTTCTGCATATTGAATCTGGTGTATGTCCTCATTCCCTTTATATTgtatgagataccacttcattcTTCAAAATGTAGACACCACCTCACTAGTAAAGTCTTCATTTTGTGAACCTTCTCCCTGCCATGATACTGCAGAGTGAATTGCTCTCCAAGGTTGCAAGAACTGCCCACGTTCATAGGATGGCACTTTTACATTATTGTTACTATCCAAGTGTCTGTTCACTTGCCTATGACCCTGGAATctagcaaatttttttttgttggggATAAATAGATAACCATCACATTTGTCTGCTGAATCAAAAGCCAAAACATTACAGAACTGATGAAAAACCTTCACATTAGACTAAATATGCAATATTGTATTTTACCATTTGTTCTCCATGGCCATATACACTCATTCACCTGTCTCTAATTGTGAGTTCTTCAGAAGCAGAAAATTCTGAGGGATTGCCACaactaaagaaaagaaagtcatatTCTCTTATAAAGTGGTTACTTAATTCATTCCATGAGAATAATAGAGCtaaatttgtctttaaatttttctttgaaccTAAATGTAGCTAACTGTGGCAGATGTTTAGGCTACTAAGGTTTTGGAGAACAGGACCTACTCCCTAGATCTGCTGCCACTTTCTCTGGAGAAGCAGGTCACCTGATGAAGTTTACAATACCAGAAGACAAATGACGTCTAGCCTGGGAGGAAGAAATCCTTTAATGAGAAAGACACCTCTGACTGGACTTGGTCATTATATTAAACATCTTAAAAGTGGAGTTAccagatttagaaaataaaaatcacatgatgcCCAAGAagtatttatactaaaaaatttaCACTGCCTATCTGAAGTTCAAATCTAACTGGTAGTTCTACGTTTTTTCTGGTAACTCTATTTGAGAGTTAATTACTGCAGGAAGATGTGGAGATACGTGATTTCTGTGACATATTAATCCTGTTCTCACGGAACCTGCCTAATTTCTTATTACAGGTATAATGGAAACTGCAGGGCTATCTTTCTCCAGATACTTTGTTGTTATGAATCTCCTCCAGATGACAATACCAAGTTCAGGTATGACTCTCTCTTACCCTTGTGGGTCTTGGCAATATGAAGTGTGCCAGAAAAAGCAAGGACcaaacaaaaggaataaattcTTGAGCATTGTTCCTTAGGTTTAATACAGTTATGTAATGAGGACATGTACTGTAAGAATTGTCTTATGGTTAGGAAAAACTACTTCTGATCAGCAAGTCTTTTTCATGTACCCAGATTTGTGTTAGGTTCcagggagaaaacaaacaaacaaacaaatgaagaagtCCTAATATTTGCCCTCAAGAACTCAATATTTGTATTGAGGAGACATGATTTACTTATATCTTATACAATGAAGAAGCTGCCCAAATTGTGGTCCATATTGGAATCCATGTGAGTTATCTGTACAGTAAGATAAGCAAAGACACAATAGGCTGGTGGGACCTTGATAGATGATGAAAATTTGCAGTGGAAGGTGATCAATGCAAAGCAGatataaatatagtttatttaGAGACAAATACATTAAAACCCTGAACCAATAAGTGGCACACAAGATTTAAAATTTCTGGCAAAAGCTACTTGTTACATGGCACACATCTTACTGATGCATATTTGGGTAGTTTCCAGTCTTTGGCTAATAAAACAAAAGCTGCCACAAacattatgcacatgtatttTAAGCATATCTATGTGTAAGAATGTAGGAAATATTTCTAAGAACAGAACTATTTGTCAAGGCTATGTgctgtttttattatattaaaaatattattctgaaaTAGTTACCAATGTACCTGTCCACCAACAGCATATGTGAGTTTTTCAGGTGGATGTTACAGGTATCaggattttttatattttccaaacttacAGACGAAAAATAGAAACTcataatgataatattttacttgtttattgagTTAGGGTGGCCTTCCTTCCTCTCAAAAAATTGTATTCATTTTATCTTAACTGCCCACTTAATGGCCTTACTTCACATTTCCTTTGCATTAAACTTGCACACATTACAATTCGCTTTTTGATCTGTCAacttttccatgtatttttgaCCAGTTTATAACTCAATGGACTTGTGAATTATATTTTGGATGTGCAgaattttttggttttgatttttgattttattttgtgaattacAAAATTTCCCCCAAGTTTCCATTTATTTcgctctcctttttctcctcatggacttttaaaattattatagactttattttctatagaagttttaggtttacagaaaaattgtgcAAAACGTATATAGAGTTCCCACATAACCCCTCTGCCTCTTCTCTACCTGCCCCCCTCCCACAGTTTCCCCTTTTGTTAACCTCTTTCATTTGTGTGgtatatttattgaaattaatgaaccaatattgatagatgattattaactaaagtccaagTTTACGTTAAACACTCTGTGTTGTACCTTTCTCTAAGATTTAACAAATTGTTGTAGAAATGAGCGATGGCGTTTGCATATTGGCCCTTTGTTGCTTGCTTCTTAAATCAGGCTGAGACTCATTAGCTCAAAAGCCCAGGATGCCAAACTGAAGTGTTTTCACATCCAGTTGTTGTAAATATATCCCGAacaggcagatttttttttttctgccattttaTGTCTTCCTGCTTTGTACACCTTGGGAAACTGCACCCAACATCTGCCAGCTGTAGATAAGAAAAACCTTGTAGTTATATAAACTGCAGCCTGATGCTCTTCAGAGCCCTCTGACCCAGCAGCTTCCTACCATGCTGTGAAGTGATGTTATCTAGACACACAGCATCTCCCCTCCCATGCTTGGGAGTGCCTTTGTCCTCCTGCATTCTGGATGGTGGTCCCCTGTGCTTCTATAAGGCCTTATCCTGTAAGAACTGCTCTTTTTGCAACCCTGTCCAAGTGGTGTCCAAATAGAAGCTTTTGTGTGCTACTGCCACCTATGGTCTTATCTTTTTCCTTGATCAGCCTCTGGAATTCTCCAattcattatataaatgtattatgctatgcatccaccattatagtatcatacaatATAATTTCACTATCATAAAAATGTCCTGTGCTTCACCTGttcattcctcccttcccctgAAACCTGGCCAATTACTGCTCTTTTTGCTCTCTATAGGTCTGACTCAGAATGTTGTACAGTTGGATTCATACAGTATGTGCCCTTTTcagactgacttatttcacttagtaatatgtatttaatCTTCCCACGTATCTTTTAATAGCTTCATAACTCATTTATTTCTATCACTGAGTAATAGTTCATTGTATGGACTtaccatagtttgtttatccattctcttaCTGAAGCACATATTGACTGCTTCCAATTTTAACAAGTATTAGAAAAGGTTCTTTAAGCATTTGTATACAAGTTTTCGTTGGATGTGGTTTTCAACTTATTTACTTAGGATCACAATTTCTAGATTCTATAGTAATCTTatatttagctttgtaagaaattatcaaactgtcttccaaagttcctataccattttgcactcccaccagcaataaatgaggGTTCTTGTTCCTCACATCCTTGTTTGTATTTTGGATTTCAGCCATTCTTATAATAGGTTTAGGTTAGTATCTCATTGTTTCAATTTGCAATTCCtaaattatgtataattttgAGCATTTTGATATCTTAATTTGCCATCTATGTATCTTCTTTGATAAAGtatctgttcagatattttgtctagtttttaattgtgttgtttgtttttctactgTTAATTTTTACGTTCTGCACACAAGTCCTTCATAAGCTATgtcttttgcaatttttttcagtctgtggcttgtctttttcttctcttaacaAAAGCTTTTGCAGagcagacatttttaattttaatgaatcaaaatttgaaaataatgaattaatatgTGATCTGTTGTACCTTTTCTATACATTCTTGATCAGTTTGAAATTCAATTTACTGACTTATTTTTATGTTGTGCTTCTCAGCTGTTTCTTCTTCTCATAGTGTCCAAGTCTATGTTTGCTTAGTCAGAGTTTTCTAGACCACACATCAAGATTATAAcaactttttctatttattttatattttgaaactaACCCATGCAAAATgatttcttatataaaaattgAGATTACAATCtgacatcatttttttaaatacctaggttttttttttatttattaagtaaTCAATCTTTCTTCAGATACCCCAGACGTTATCTTTGTCATAAACCAAATTCCTCTAAGGATTTGCATCTTCAAACTCTGTCCCATTGAACTTTCTTCTCATAGGTTAATTacagaacttttttaaaaaagatagtaTTTATATAACTAATTTAAATATCTTGTAGAGATATTGTCTGCTCagtgtttttttaatataatttttctataaaaagtttacaaacatattttttgaagtatttcaaaggtatttttattttcatgatctCAAATTGTTATATCAATTTATGTGTGCTGTATTGTTGATTTTAACATAAAATGTTCTAATATTTCCCATTATGCCtttgaaagtttttctttctttttctttattttctctaagaTTGTTGTAAACCtgaaaatttgataaaatatgtattatacagCCTTAAGAATATATCAATTATATGTCTAGTTAGATATAAAAACTGGTATGGAATAACAATGAAATGATTTTAccttgcattattattattattttaaaatggatataAAGGTAAATGTGACAATTAGCTTGTAATCACTCTATATGTGATATTTTACCTGTTACATATGCATTTAAAACACTCAAAATAAtcaatgttttaaatatgtaattgGAGTTTAATTGATTAAGGCACTAAAATTTGCagagtctgcaaaatatctcaagcactgatcctAGGAGCAGTGTAGGGAGGGTCAGAATGTTGTAGCTTCCAGCTGCATGACTCTTTAAccttaatttctaatcttgtgactaatgttagtcctacagaggcaatctagtccccaggcaagaaggagacCTGCTTTGAGAAAGGACTGTTATCATCTtacttttaaactataaactataaagaagtttctcccaaagttagctcaGCCTACGTCCAGGAATAAACAAGAACCACTTGGGGGTTAGAAGAAAGATGGAGGCAGTTATGTTAGATGTCTTTCACTGACTCAGGCATAATTCTGCAAAAACAGTTTCACTTTCCTCAATGAGTGGGGCAAGGGACCAAAATGGAGAATCTGAAATGTCCCCTCTTCCCACACCTTATTGTAGTCAGGGACTAAATATCAACTTTGAGAATTTCTGAGCCTCAAAGAATATCTGTTACAGCCAAGTGGCATCACAAgcagaaaacaacaaatgaaaCATCCTAACCTGTGGACATTTGCAGGGGCAGGTGGTGATAGTTTAAAACATCTTGCTGGTAAAATCCAAGAAAATAGAGAGATGCAATGTGTTAAGCACAGTACTTCCATAATAAGAGATTGCGAAGAATAAGAGAGGTCAAATTAAACATAGAATGTgtgagaattttccagaatttaAGAAAGACAAGAATCATCCAATTCAAGAAGCAGTATGAAAGAGCcagaaaaagacaaatgcatTCATACATGGATTCATTATAGTTAAAATGGAGTAAATTTTAAGAACTGCCTGAAAGTATGTTtagagtaaatgaaataatagaatGAAGAGGAGCAATTATTATATTGGtggtagtaatttttttttattttaaaagaaatgaaaaccatacAGCAACAATGGAAaccatttttcatatatatatatatttttttttttttttggagacagagtctcactctgtcgcccaggctggagtgccatggcgagatctcagctcactgcaacttctgcctcctgagttcaagcgattctcctgcctcagcctcctgagtagctgggattaaaggcctgtgccaccaagcccagctaatttttgtattttttagtagagatgggtttcaccatgttggtcatgctggtcttgaactcctgacctcttgatccgcctgcctcggcctcccaaagtgctgggattacaggtgtgagccactgcctctggcccatattccttaaaggaaataatttcatgAATTTCCATTCAAACAAAGTGCAAAGTAAAGGTGTTTTcaaggaaaagggaaaacaaaagaatTTACTCTCAGTAAgatgtgtgtgtggggagtgtgtgtgtgggtgtgtctatatgtgtgtgtgatataataattcaaatgaaaattttGTCTCAGTCCACGTCTCACCCTTTGGTTGCTGTCTGCCTTCCCAGAGCAATTTACAGTGAATAGCTTAGAGAGGCCAGTCTTGGCTGCACTGGGTGGGAATGTTGAGCTCAGTTGCCAGCTGTCTCCACCACAAAGCGCAGAACACATGGAGATACGCTGGTTCCGGAGTCACTACACACGACCTGTTTACCTGTATAAGGAGGGTAAAGACCTGTATGGAGAAACTATCTCCAAGTATGTGGAGCGGAcaaagctcctgaaggaagccaTTGGAGAAGGTAAAGTGACCCTCAGGATCCTTAATGTCAGTGCTGATGATGACGGGCAGTACCACTGCTTCTTCAAAGATGGAGATGTCTATGAAGAGGCCATCGCAGAAGTGAAGGTCACAGGTAAGGATGGATCCCTGTGAGTTTTCTATGCATCCAAGATTCTCAACCTGTATGAGGCTGAGTATTAGGAAAATTCtcactatttctatttttctcttatatGGTCTGGTTAACAAGGTCAAATTCATGAGTTTAGTGTTTGAATTAGAAGGAGTGGAGGATCAAGAATGAGAATTATGCCTGTGCAGACATCAAAACTATCAGTAAATACTGTCTGCTTTTTTATGTCTACATATATTGTTAGACTGCTAAAAAATTAACAGAATCCTTTTAAAATTCGTTATAATCCTTCTAGCTATTTCTGGCAACACTTTAGTAAAACCTGACTTTTGAAAGTACCTGAATCTTTACAATAGACTCTTTAATGGTAATTCTTATTCTGATTTCTCCCTGAATCAACTCACTGATTACCTAGTTACAGATTCACTTTTCTAAATGTGTTTCAAAAAGGCTTCACCCACTATCTTCAAAGTTCTacaatatatatactatatagatGTTATTTGCAAATACAAAGCATTTAAGCAAATCACCTCACACTTGAAGTATTCTGAATGACAGAGAAATGGAGAAGAGATGGAGGACTTGAAGCAAACCAAGGGCTTCACAAATGTGAGGACACATGTGGAGGGATACAGGGCAGTCACATTTACCATCTTTACTGGATATTATGTGACACTCAATTCTATAGTCTACAGTTGAGCTATCCAATATGATATatattagccacatgtggccatttAAATTcatctgaaaattaaataaaattaagcatTCAGTTTTTCAGTCTCAATGGCCACATTTCAGGTGTTTAGTCATCTCATGTGGCAAGCAGCTACTGTATTAGAGGGCACACatatttccatcattgcagaaaatTTTATTAGACAGAGCTACTCTAGAGTCACGGTTTAAATCtctgttcattctttctttgcccACATATTAGGCAAGACTTATGTCCCAGGTAAAtcctgaaaatttcttttttcttatctattttctCTAAAGCCTTATCTATTTTCTCTAAAGTGGTATGTATCATATTTTGAAAACACTAATGTATTACGTATTTTTAAGTAAAACATATTGCATGTAAAAATATCTATTGTATGCAAAATACGTGAAAGTTAAAGTTTTAATTAAAGTTGCAAATATGCATTTATAATGTTTGTTATTTGTAATTTGTTATGGTGGCTCAGAAGTGGCTAATggtgaagataaaagaaaaaacattaagcCATAAATTCTATGAGGACTGAGatcttgatttttttgtatatcaTAATCCAAGGACCTAGTCGAGTTATGTGAATTTAGTTAATAGCCCACATTTtgagtgaaagaataaatgaaaaaacaggcATTTTCTCACCTCACTTACTTTGGACTATGTTGTTAATAGGTTTATCACAACACTTCAGTATGGCTTATCCCTGTTCCTTTTTGAATGGCTTGTCATGACAATCAGCCCCATAGAGTTTAGCTATCAATATCTAGGGACACAGGGATGAAAGGGGGCAGGAAGTCTTTTCCCCTctgttctctgttttcttctcttcccctaaATATAGTTTCTCCCTTTTTGTTTTCCAACCAGCTACAAGTTTAGAAGTACAAATTCTTATTCATCCTCCGAATATCAAAGGTCTTTTAGTGGAGTGTAATTCAGAAGGTTGGTTCCCACAGCCTCAAATGGAATGGAGAGACAGCAGAGGAGAGATCATTCCACCTTCATCAAAATCCCATTCACAGGATGGAAACAAATTGTTCAACATGAAGATGAGCCTTCTCCTTAGAGATAGCTCCCATGGCAACATAACTTGCTACCTTCGAAATCCTATAACTGGTCAAGAGGAAAGGACAAGCATTGTCTTATCAGGTGCGATCTGAGTGTTTGTTCTTGAAATGATGGCCATTGCCATAAAATGTGTaagttaaagaggaaaaaatcatATGCATACTTTCTTCCCTTGGTTTCCAAGACATTACTTTCTCTtggttttattaattaaaaaaattaatgttttctttcatattctttttgttacagtctttttcttttcactctgtcTTCTTGCTATTCAGGTTCCCAGtacatagtttttgttttgttttttaacttctattttaagtttaggggtacatgttgaggtttgttatataggtaaacttatgCCATGGAGGTTtgtcatacagattattttgtcacccaagtattaagcctagtgcccattaattatttttcttgttctctcGCTCTTCCGACCCTCCActctccaacaggccccagtgtgtgttgttcccctctacgTGTCcctgtgttcttatcatttagctcccactcataagtgagaacatgtaatatttggttttctgtttcccaGATTTAGTTTTTTGAGCCTTTCCTCTGATGTGAGTTCATTCTGTCTCAAGACTTTGAATACCATCAATGTGACTGTGGCTCCTCCAATAGTATCTCCTGCCCAGACCTCTCTCCAAACTCTGTTTTCATCTTCAAACTCAACATCTCAACAGAGAAGTCTAATAAATATCCTGAACCAAACACATCATAAAATTAACTCCTGATTACCTGCCAATTTGCTTAATTAATGTCTTTCCAGtcacactttttgtttttttgagacagagtctcgctctgtcacccaggctggagtgcaatggcacgatctcggctcactgcaacctcaacttcctgggttcaagcgattctcctgcctcagcctcctgagtagctgggattacaggtgtgtgccaccacgcctggctcatttttgtatttttattagagatggggtttcaccattttgatcaggctggtctccaactcctgacctcgtgatcagcccccctcagcctcccaaagtgcagggattacaggtatgagccaccatgcctgaccagacCAATCACACCTTATAttttcagtttctcagaacaAAATTATTGAATTCATCCTTGACACTAATTTTTCTCTCATATTCTGCATCACATCTAATAAGAAATATTGTTAGctctacctttaaaatatatccagcATCTCATCACTTCTCACCAACTTACTACTGCTATCCAAGTCTGAGACACCATCACCCATGGTCTGAACTTTGGTAATAGCATCCTAAATGTCCTCTTATTTCTACTCTTGTCTACTATGGTACATCCTCATCATATAAATAGGAACCCTCTGTTCAAGACCCTGCAATTTCTCCCCTTCGTTTTTCACAGTAAAATGCCCTTCAATGTCCTGCATTATCTCTGCGCCCATTACCTATCTGACCTCATATCCTAACACCCTCCTTTGTCCATTCTACTCTAGTCACACAGACCTCTTTTCTGTTCCCAAACCTGCCAGACATGCTCCTGCCTTGGAGGCTTAGCTCTAGTTGGTCCCTCTTCCTAGAATGCTTTAACTTCCCCTATGTCCTTCCAGTCTCTGCTCAACTTAACTTCCCTAATAAAGAGTAATTTGACAAACCAGCTTGAAAAAAATGCCACCTGCCCCCAAATTACTTGATTCTTTCTCTCCTTAccttacttaatttttcttttttccatattattttcGCCATTTAGCCCAGCATACAActaatttattatgtttattgtcACTTATCTGTCTCCCTCTAAAACCTGAAAATAGaaatctttgttggttttatACACTGATACACTCCAAGTGCTTCAAATATTGCACAGCACATAGCAGGAATGCAATAAATAATTGATACTTAAATGACTGAAATACAGTGTCTTGTAAACTGTCAAGTAAATATGAATGTGCTAGTGTTTGTGTATGTCCATGAAATTAATGTGAGAGCCACATGCTGAGAGGGATATTATCACTTACAGGAATGACCCCCCTAACAATTTTAGCAATTTACTACATTCaaacatttttgcatttattttctcgtttgattttccagaaaaaaagctTCATATTATGGTTGTGTCAGAAACAGCAATACAAACAGT
Protein-coding sequences here:
- the LOC105495009 gene encoding selection and upkeep of intraepithelial T-cells protein 1 — encoded protein: METAGLSFSRYFVVMNLLQMTIPSSEQFTVNSLERPVLAALGGNVELSCQLSPPQSAEHMEIRWFRSHYTRPVYLYKEGKDLYGETISKYVERTKLLKEAIGEGKVTLRILNVSADDDGQYHCFFKDGDVYEEAIAEVKVTATSLEVQILIHPPNIKGLLVECNSEGWFPQPQMEWRDSRGEIIPPSSKSHSQDGNKLFNMKMSLLLRDSSHGNITCYLRNPITGQEERTSIVLSDKLFSWDSVWILILVAILAVLLFFIMMPSVELQQREQRRCCDWNSPCLIGIGIVFSSMCVIIGLTITLHHRNRVPVSDRKFQLVSMYLEDMTVMVWVLMVFITMLISLVYFRLRGFFQI